In one Amyelois transitella isolate CPQ chromosome 22, ilAmyTran1.1, whole genome shotgun sequence genomic region, the following are encoded:
- the LOC106134182 gene encoding chromobox protein homolog 1 yields MADNKKEGEPEGEEEFSVEKVLDRRIRNGKVEYYLKWKGYSDEDNTWEPEENLDCPELISAFEEARKKKESEGKSSKTEKDAKKRKSTAATPDLKGAKKSKSDDKKSSGFDRGLEPEKIIGATDSSGELMFLMKWQGTDEADLVPAKQANVRCPQVVIQFYEERLTWHTPSGTED; encoded by the exons ATGGCTGATAATAAGAAGGAAGGAGAACCTGAGGGCGAGGAAGAATTCTCTGTAGAAAAAGTTCTGGATCGCCGTATCAGGAATGGAAAG GTGGAATACTACCTGAAGTGGAAAGGATACAGTGACGAGGACAATACTTGGGAGCCTGAAGAGAACCTGGACTGTCCAGAACTTATATCAGCTTTTGAagaagccaggaagaagaaggaaTCCG AGGGAAAAAGTAGTAAAACCGAGAAAGACGCGAAGAAGCGGAAATCTACTGCTGCCACTCCAGATCTAAAAGGTGCTAAAAAGAGCAAAAGTGATGACAAAAAGTCTTCTGGTTTCGACCGTGGCCTGGAGCCGGAGAAGATTATTG GTGCAACAGACAGCAGTGGAGAGCTGATGTTCCTCATGAAATGGCAGGGTACCGATGAAGCAGATCTAGTGCCAGCTAAACAGGCCAACGTGAGATGTCCACAAGTTGTTATTCAGTTTTACGAGGAGAGGTTAACTTGGCACACACCATCAGGAACTGAAGATTAA
- the LOC106134181 gene encoding uncharacterized protein LOC106134181 has protein sequence MSKVDPDIPINLGQKRKLYNECVQYWINTDTPIISEYILGEDVDKLMKIDIACAKQDVPFVLKALTDEDILYVSRTIKKSTWIITDKNYANIINPEYLKTELLPKMTVKAASKLMKYIRLHLKDETRAESFYKSEKSIEYASKWLPYCSVPFIEKELVKPGHNIGTNLFKRLSEKSTRLWTILMRHKDLKPLKREAFKSTLFILYKDTDQFLDIIEESESYEISGLGIKGTQIIMKRNYHRVLDKLSVYLNIIDLPTFAKCLQTVEVIDVLYKIVEECSKNNYRYYIKHNIFNFSSMRCFIQQMPIDDQYKFVKEVFIDKIHENKTSDEVGVNNMAKLYSMCKPHIDNDYVWYQFATFEEAFVAITERIQKETRQFERTSMLKTLLDCAKSNTKNIIEVLKHFFDKHINDKLIDKEDFVVHILISKKPIHKYDKNTWAILHEIFEKMDVYKEQREVSANIIEAIIVYNSIHDIEIPKMIENKFVFNTLKNYEIQMNQYDKDKLFTYLYNYNITKLETCSSEDQQKFKERVDMVYNILKTLKDWKKNITDYPLVLDKIRECIQIRSKNKWNTNLSKLYNIHKSWKKYMFEESMKLNPSEQVCLNALKHDAGLLKRNETEILKLSRNDKVSLCRLLNKIKIFWCNTLAKEWGDEYKNRIKENDGSPAVVRGLCAVLPRNQLIDIIKEYAPKRPEINWTETDNFQVFFQRNLAKNMHISRPQPSPDSILLYAKGDYLQYALPSVLAIFYNLSPIKTREYIPRLFDAPVSLQKHGLRLAVTKIPLENIIDIFNNTWRTTKNVTIRAVIFKLTFTLLSKETDTGKVNQLWNFLKTIIDNLSFEEDSNVFELLGEAEDIPVTVRAQFVEKSYIILKKILQSKSVDDRKHIENIIKSNLMAAEKIMDQICPNFMTKLLLEYIEELNVMSTEKILHKNMKIKLLAKFLLVSNTEGEQIEKFNAVCKPFIKCSQMSCHKTLIPRLQLFLRQNLVNVIEAGMVFPDVMFSQLHTESSAILSIAENYIILTEMKLYTALFKILKDTEKGDLNKMINQAACEFGITCVNYLREDIDKHFPLIHSLFAKALNNVYQSFKSIENKENSVRNNLCSSILENKEFIPAYLVALKLYFSNTRNEIKTHHQQENKNLLELILDNKSVEVRMHYNFNMRLAY, from the coding sequence ATGTCGAAGGTAGATCCTGATATACCGATCAACTTGGGGCAAAAAAGAAAGCTGTACAATGAATGTGTGCAATATTGGATCAATACCGATACGCCGATTATATCAGAGTATATTTTAGGTGAAGACGTTgacaaattaatgaaaattgatATAGCTTGTGCGAAACAAGATGTCCCCTTTGTATTAAAAGCATTAACAGACGAAGACATTTTGTATGTATCTCGAACCATCAAAAAGAGCACATGGATTATCACGGATAAAAATTATGCAAACATTATAAATcctgaatatttaaaaactgaaCTATTACCTAAAATGACAGTAAAAGCCGCAagcaaattaatgaaatatataaggCTACACCTGAAAGATGAAACTAGAGCTGAATCATTTTACAAAAGTGAAAAGAGTATTGAATATGCTTCGAAATGGTTACCTTATTGTTCAGTGCCTTTCATAGAAAAAGAATTAGTAAAACCTGGACATAACATAGGAACTAACCTTTTTAAACGCCTGAGTGAAAAATCGACAAGACTATGGACAATTTTAATGAGACACAAAGATTTAAAACCCCTAAAACGTGAAGCGTTCAAGTCTACactttttatattgtacaaaGATACAGATCAGTTTTTGGATATTATAGAAGAATCTGAAAGCTACGAAATTTCAGGACTTGGAATTAAAGGCACGCAAATAATCATGAAAAGGAACTACCATAGAGTGCTCGATAAACTCAgtgtatacttaaatattattgactTGCCAACATTCGCTAAATGCCTTCAGACAGTGGAAGTCATAGatgttttatacaaaattgtaGAAGAATgtagcaaaaataattataggtattacattaaacataacatttttaatttctcaaGTATGAGGTGCTTTATCCAACAAATGCCCATTGATGATCAATACAAATTTGTAAAAGAAGTGTTTATCGATAAAATACATGAAAACAAAACTAGTGACGAAGTTGGAGTAAATAACATGGCTAAACTATATTCCATGTGTAAACCACATATAGACAACGACTACGTTTGGTATCAATTTGCAACATTCGAGGAAGCCTTTGTTGCAATTACAGAGCGCATCCAAAAGGAAACTAGACAATTTGAAAGAACATCCATGTTAAAAACTCTATTGGATTGTGCTAAGTCGAATACTAAAAACATAATAGAAGTACTTAAACATTTCTTTGATAAACACATTAACGataaattaatagataaaGAAGATTTCGTCGTACATATTCTTATATCAAAAAAACCTATTCATAAGTATGACAAAAACACTTGGGCTATTTtacatgaaatatttgaaaaaatggaTGTTTACAAAGAACAAAGAGAGGTTTCAGCTAATATAATTGAAGCTATTATAGTATACAATAGCATTCATGATATAGAAATCCCGAAaatgattgaaaataaattcgtttttaatactttaaaaaattacgaaattCAAATGAATCAATATGATAAAgacaaattatttacatacctatacaattacaatataactaaacttgaaacttgcaGTAGTGAAGATCAGCAGAAATTTAAAGAGCGGGTTGATATGGTTTACAATATCTTAAAAACGTTGAAAGATTGGAAGAAGAATATAACTGATTATCCATTAGTTCTAGATAAAATCAGAGAGTGTATTCAAAtaagaagcaaaaataaatggaATACTAACCTTTCCaagttatataatatacataaatcgtggaaaaaatatatgtttgaaGAATCTATGAAATTAAACCCCTCTGAACAGGTTTGTTTAAATGCTTTGAAACACGATGCTGGACTTCTAAAACGAAATGAAACTGAAATTCTCAAACTGAGCCGCAATGATAAAGTTTCTTTGTGTCgcttattgaacaaaattaaaattttttggtgTAACACGCTAGCTAAAGAATGGGGAGATGAATacaagaatagaataaaagaaaatgacgGATCTCCGGCAGTGGTGCGTGGTCTATGTGCTGTTCTACCACGAAATCAGctaattgatattattaaagaaTACGCTCCTAAAAGACCTGAAATTAATTGGACAGAAACAGACAACTTTCAAGTTTTCTTTCAAAGAAACTTAGCTAAAAACATGCACATATCGAGACCACAGCCCTCTCCTGATTCCATATTGCTGTATGCTAAAGGAGATTACCTGCAATACGCACTTCCGTCCGTTCtcgcaatattttataacttaagCCCAATAAAAACACGCGAGTACATACCAAGATTATTCGACGCCCCGGTGTCTCTACAAAAACACGGTTTACGTTTGGCTGTAACGAAAATACCCCTTGAGAATATCATTGATATTTTCAACAACACATGGAGGACGACGAAAAACGTTACAATTCGAGCagttatatttaaactaaCATTTACACTCCTGTCTAAAGAAACAGACACTGGTAAAGTAAATCAACTTTGgaatttcttaaaaacaattatagaCAATTTATCATTTGAAGAGGACAGCAATGTTTTCGAATTACTGGGTGAAGCAGAAGACATACCGGTAACAGTAAGAGCTCAATTCGTGGAAAAGAGTTACATTatcttaaagaaaatattacaatcaAAAAGTGTTGACGATAGAAaacatattgaaaatataataaagagtaaTTTAATGGCtgctgaaaaaataatggaccAGATATGTCCAAACTTTATGACTAAACTTTTACTGGAATACATTGAAGAATTGAACGTCATGTCTACAGAAAAAAtcttacacaaaaatatgaagattaagttgctggcaaaatttttattagtgaGCAACACAGAAGGGGAACAAATTGAGAAATTCAATGCCGTATGCAAACCCTTCATTAAATGTTCCCAAATGTCGTGCCACAAGACGCTAATCCCGCGACTACAATTGTTCCTACGCCAAAATTTGGTAAACGTAATTGAGGCTGGAATGGTGTTCCCTGATGTAATGTTTTCACAGTTGCACACCGAATCGAGCGCTATATTGTCCATTGCggaaaattacataatattaacTGAGATGAAACTTTATACCgccttatttaaaatattgaaagataCAGAGAAAGGCGATTTGAACAAAATGATAAATCAAGCAGCGTGCGAGTTTGGCATTACGTGTGTTAATTATTTACGCGAAGATATTGATAAACACTTCCCTTTAATTCACAGTTTATTTGCTAAAGCTTTGAATAACGTTTACCAATCATTCAAAtctatagaaaataaagaaaacagtGTCAGAAACAATTTGTGCAGTAGTATACTTGAAAACAAGGAATTCATACCAGCGTATCTAGTTGCATTGAAGCTATACTTCTCAAATACACGTAATGAGATAAAAACGCACCATCaacaagaaaacaaaaatttattagaGCTCATTTTGGATAATAAGTCTGTTGAAGTAAGGATGCACTACAACTTTAATATGCGCTTGGCATATTga